The following coding sequences lie in one Alloacidobacterium dinghuense genomic window:
- a CDS encoding DUF2905 domain-containing protein — MNDFGRMLVGLGLLFLVVGSLILLLGKTGIPLGRLPGDITYRGKNTSFYFPLASSILISILLSIVFYLISRFRR, encoded by the coding sequence ATGAATGACTTTGGCCGCATGCTTGTGGGCCTTGGGCTGCTATTTCTCGTTGTTGGCAGCTTGATTCTTCTACTGGGCAAGACCGGCATCCCCTTGGGCAGATTGCCCGGAGATATCACGTATCGTGGCAAAAATACGTCCTTCTATTTCCCCTTGGCCAGTTCCATTCTGATCAGCATTTTGCTTTCGATTGTCTTCTACCTCATTTCGCGCTTTCGGCGATAA
- the queA gene encoding tRNA preQ1(34) S-adenosylmethionine ribosyltransferase-isomerase QueA codes for MQVSDFNFHLPEESIAQKPLGDRAASRMLTLDRKTGAYEDHHFREFPEMLREGDVLVLNNSRVIPARLFAHRAGLHTQEGHKTTGRIQVLLTEQISEWEWRVLARPGRKVLTGEKLTFGDHALCAEVIAHGEFGERTIRFEPVVDFYGVVENLGHIPLPPYIHRQDETADRDRYQTVYAESRGSVAAPTAGLHFTSEILQKIAEKGVQIAYVTLHVGLGTFQPVRVDKVEDIHLHTERYTLPETTAEAINAAKRERRRVVAAGTTTVRTLEHCASIARDGRLEPHSGATNIFISPGYEFRIVEALLTNFHLPQSTLLMLVSAFGGREHVLAAYKHAVETGYRFFSYGDCMFLSSAPQQ; via the coding sequence GTGCAAGTCTCCGACTTCAACTTCCACCTTCCCGAAGAATCCATAGCCCAGAAACCCCTCGGGGACCGAGCAGCATCACGCATGCTAACGCTCGACCGCAAGACAGGAGCTTACGAAGACCACCACTTCCGCGAATTCCCGGAGATGCTCCGAGAAGGCGACGTGCTGGTCCTGAACAACAGCCGGGTCATTCCCGCGCGCCTCTTCGCACACCGCGCTGGACTGCACACGCAAGAGGGCCACAAAACCACCGGACGCATCCAGGTCCTGCTCACCGAGCAGATCAGCGAATGGGAATGGAGAGTTCTCGCGCGCCCTGGACGCAAAGTCCTGACCGGAGAGAAGCTGACCTTCGGCGATCACGCCCTCTGCGCTGAAGTCATCGCCCACGGCGAATTCGGCGAACGAACGATCCGCTTCGAGCCGGTCGTTGACTTCTATGGAGTCGTGGAGAATCTGGGCCACATCCCCCTGCCGCCCTACATCCACCGCCAGGACGAAACCGCAGACCGCGACCGCTACCAGACCGTCTACGCCGAGTCGCGGGGATCAGTCGCCGCACCGACCGCAGGACTGCACTTTACGTCCGAAATTCTGCAAAAAATCGCAGAAAAAGGCGTCCAAATCGCATACGTAACACTGCACGTAGGACTAGGAACCTTCCAGCCAGTCCGCGTCGACAAGGTCGAAGACATTCATCTGCACACCGAGCGCTACACACTTCCGGAAACCACCGCCGAAGCCATCAACGCAGCGAAACGCGAACGCCGCCGAGTCGTTGCGGCAGGAACAACCACAGTCCGCACGCTTGAACACTGCGCGAGCATCGCCCGGGACGGCAGACTCGAACCACACTCTGGAGCTACGAACATCTTCATCTCGCCCGGATACGAATTCCGCATCGTCGAAGCACTCCTGACCAACTTCCATCTTCCGCAATCGACACTGCTTATGCTGGTGAGCGCCTTTGGCGGACGCGAGCACGTTCTCGCCGCCTACAAACACGCCGTCGAAACAGGCTATCGCTTCTTCTCCTACGGCGACTGCATGTTCCTGTCGTCAGCGCCGCAGCAGTGA
- the xseA gene encoding exodeoxyribonuclease VII large subunit yields MNHTASESDPQLGFIFEAPKTETRRIWNVAELVSEVRTHIERAYADLWVEGEISNLRPAPSGHVYFTLKDGDAQLPAVLFRKQSSLLRFRPEDGLHVMVRGKISVYEQRGQMQIVAEFMEPVGAGSLQIAFEQLKAGLQQQGLFEQERKKPLPAFPRCVGIITSPTGAVIRDFLNVAGRRHAALDILLYPALVQGETSAAEVAAGITFFNRKRNVDVIVIARGGGSLEDLAPFNSELLARSIAESEVPVVSAIGHETDFTIADFVADLRAPTPSAAAEIITGALHKVEEHVEQLSLRLDRACRYRLMQARDSFARLDVNTSFARLREGFARRQQRVDELRFRIEVGWNLLNRMFSEQLHLLTARLRRQDVTHRLQFLRERLTTLDSRLALSQQNLVRNLSIRQQNLARQLHALSPLAVLNRGYALVFDEAGTLIKSASSLTPNQRLVTRLAQGSVESRVIEITPEGTS; encoded by the coding sequence GTGAATCACACAGCATCAGAATCCGATCCGCAGCTCGGCTTTATCTTTGAAGCACCAAAGACGGAAACGCGACGCATCTGGAACGTCGCAGAGCTCGTTAGCGAAGTGCGCACTCACATCGAGCGCGCTTATGCAGATCTTTGGGTGGAAGGAGAAATCTCCAACCTACGCCCGGCGCCGTCGGGGCATGTCTACTTCACCTTGAAAGACGGCGATGCGCAACTGCCGGCTGTTCTTTTCCGAAAACAGTCTTCGCTTCTCCGCTTCCGTCCGGAAGATGGTTTGCACGTAATGGTCCGCGGTAAGATCTCGGTCTATGAACAGCGTGGGCAAATGCAGATTGTTGCCGAATTCATGGAGCCGGTCGGTGCAGGCTCCCTCCAGATCGCCTTTGAGCAACTAAAAGCGGGGCTGCAGCAGCAGGGCCTTTTCGAACAGGAGCGCAAGAAGCCGCTACCGGCGTTTCCCAGGTGCGTCGGAATCATTACTTCTCCGACGGGCGCCGTCATTCGCGATTTTTTGAACGTAGCCGGCCGCCGACATGCAGCGTTGGATATTTTGCTTTATCCGGCTTTAGTGCAGGGGGAAACTTCTGCCGCAGAAGTCGCTGCTGGCATTACCTTTTTCAACCGCAAGCGCAACGTCGATGTAATCGTGATCGCCCGTGGCGGCGGATCGCTAGAAGACCTTGCACCGTTTAATTCCGAACTTCTCGCACGCTCCATCGCCGAGTCCGAAGTGCCGGTTGTCTCGGCCATCGGCCATGAGACGGATTTCACGATCGCAGATTTCGTCGCCGACCTGCGTGCTCCCACTCCGTCCGCGGCAGCTGAGATTATCACCGGCGCGCTACACAAAGTGGAGGAGCACGTCGAGCAATTATCGCTTCGACTTGATCGTGCCTGCCGCTATCGCCTGATGCAGGCGCGTGACAGCTTCGCCCGGCTCGATGTGAATACGTCATTTGCCCGCCTGCGCGAGGGTTTTGCGCGTCGTCAGCAACGCGTGGATGAATTACGGTTTCGCATAGAAGTAGGGTGGAATCTGCTAAACCGCATGTTCTCGGAACAATTGCATCTGCTCACAGCGCGTCTCCGACGGCAAGACGTTACACATCGTTTGCAGTTTTTGCGCGAACGGCTGACGACTCTCGATAGCCGCCTTGCGCTGTCGCAGCAGAACCTGGTTCGCAATTTATCGATCCGGCAACAAAATCTGGCACGGCAGCTGCATGCTTTGTCACCACTTGCCGTTTTGAATCGTGGTTATGCGCTCGTGTTCGATGAGGCGGGAACACTGATCAAGAGCGCGTCTAGTCTGACGCCGAACCAACGACTCGTAACACGCCTGGCTCAAGGAAGTGTTGAGAGTCGCGTAATAGAAATCACTCCTGAAGGCACTTCGTAA
- the polA gene encoding DNA polymerase I, which produces MSSSDKKPVFLLDSMSFIFRAYHAMQRQRPMSTRKGVPTAATYVFVNMINKLRRDFQPEYFAAVFDISGQVFRDERARAMTKIRKFNIKTQTFDEIDYEGYKANRTEMPPDLKQQLPYIRRALEAFHIPILQAEGFEADDVIGTLAKKAAEEGHPVYVVSNDKDMLQLVNDDVKVLNPVKDNMVLDRAKVEETLGVPPEKVIDVMALRGDSIDNIPGAPGIGDKGSVEIIQQFGTLDAALDRASEVKRKTYRESLENNRDNILLSKELVTIHCEVPLELDLNAMRTQPNDVSACRQLFTELEFTTLLKELAPAEVEHPVEHVLNPSTEEIENFITQARQNGFAFALPTSELETIAEQVSEKEAESVEENEPKFKTMSLLDLAETTEPTSSGKQELRIAVAANTEQALLAPLSAIKQILEDESISKRVHDLKGALRALEHQGVQLRNALDDLMLYSYLINPTHASHRLSDVAARFSNHPLRETGENELTEAVHAVQTLTPVLRSEADALETRQAYETIDLPLVPILLRMEEAGVRIDSGVLQRMGERLSTEIHRVGEEIYQRSGHRFNINSPKQLGDVLFNKMNLPKPLKYGKGKVVSTAQDVLEELADHNEVPRLVLEYRQLAKLKSNYVHSLPLLADSEGRVHTTFNQVGTATGRLSSTNPNLQNIPIRTELGREIRAAFIAAPGRVLFSADYSQIELRLMAHFSDDPLLVRAYQTGQDIHTLTASEVFGVPVDKMSKETRNRAKAVNFGIVYGISPFGLAQQLGIDQHEARLYIDTYFARYQGVRAYIDHLLEEVRRDQRVKTIFGRVRPIPDIQSRNANLRGFAERTAVNTPLQGTAADLIKLAMIRIDRRFAEEKLSTVMTLQVHDELLFDVPEDEADQVQAMVKHEMEHVVELKVPIVADCGLGPNWRDLK; this is translated from the coding sequence ATGTCTTCTTCCGATAAAAAGCCTGTCTTCCTGCTCGATTCGATGTCGTTCATCTTCCGTGCCTACCACGCGATGCAGCGTCAGAGGCCCATGTCCACGCGCAAAGGCGTGCCAACAGCAGCCACCTACGTCTTCGTGAACATGATCAACAAGCTGCGCCGCGACTTCCAGCCAGAGTACTTTGCCGCCGTCTTCGACATCAGCGGACAGGTCTTCCGTGACGAACGGGCCCGCGCCATGACCAAGATCCGCAAGTTCAACATCAAGACGCAGACCTTCGACGAGATCGACTACGAGGGCTACAAAGCCAACCGCACCGAAATGCCGCCGGACCTGAAGCAGCAACTCCCCTACATCCGACGCGCCCTCGAAGCCTTCCACATTCCGATCCTGCAAGCCGAAGGATTCGAAGCGGATGACGTCATCGGTACGTTAGCAAAGAAGGCCGCAGAAGAAGGCCACCCAGTCTACGTTGTCTCGAATGACAAGGACATGCTGCAGCTGGTAAACGACGACGTAAAAGTCCTGAACCCGGTGAAAGACAACATGGTTCTCGACCGCGCCAAAGTCGAAGAAACGCTCGGTGTGCCACCCGAAAAGGTAATTGATGTCATGGCCCTACGCGGCGACTCCATCGACAACATCCCCGGCGCACCCGGCATCGGCGACAAGGGTTCTGTTGAAATCATTCAGCAATTTGGCACTCTGGACGCAGCTCTCGATCGAGCATCTGAAGTAAAGCGCAAGACCTATCGCGAATCGCTGGAGAATAACCGCGACAACATCCTACTGAGCAAAGAACTGGTGACGATCCATTGCGAAGTGCCGCTTGAACTCGACCTGAATGCGATGCGAACGCAGCCAAACGACGTGAGCGCCTGCCGCCAACTCTTCACTGAGCTTGAATTCACAACTTTGCTGAAGGAGCTTGCTCCGGCTGAAGTGGAGCACCCGGTCGAACATGTGCTCAACCCTTCAACGGAAGAGATTGAAAATTTCATTACACAAGCACGCCAAAACGGCTTCGCATTTGCTTTGCCAACATCCGAATTGGAAACGATAGCCGAGCAGGTTAGCGAGAAGGAAGCAGAGAGCGTTGAGGAGAACGAGCCGAAATTCAAGACCATGTCGCTTCTTGATCTGGCCGAAACAACAGAGCCGACTTCTTCAGGGAAACAGGAATTGCGGATTGCTGTGGCCGCCAACACCGAACAGGCGTTGCTGGCTCCGCTGAGTGCCATCAAGCAGATTCTTGAAGACGAGTCTATTTCCAAGCGTGTGCACGATCTGAAAGGTGCTCTTCGTGCCTTGGAGCATCAAGGTGTGCAACTCAGGAATGCGCTTGACGACCTGATGCTCTACTCGTATCTCATCAATCCGACCCACGCCTCTCATCGGTTGAGTGATGTTGCGGCGCGTTTCAGCAATCATCCTTTACGAGAAACGGGAGAAAATGAACTCACCGAAGCAGTGCACGCGGTGCAGACACTCACTCCAGTCTTGCGCAGTGAAGCGGATGCATTGGAAACGCGTCAGGCCTACGAAACCATCGACCTTCCGCTGGTCCCCATTTTGCTGCGCATGGAGGAAGCGGGCGTCCGCATCGACTCTGGTGTTCTACAACGGATGGGAGAACGGCTTTCGACGGAAATCCATCGGGTCGGCGAGGAGATCTACCAGCGCTCTGGACATCGCTTCAATATCAACTCACCAAAGCAACTCGGTGATGTGCTCTTTAACAAAATGAACCTGCCCAAGCCGCTCAAGTACGGCAAAGGTAAGGTAGTTTCCACTGCGCAAGATGTGCTCGAAGAACTTGCCGATCACAATGAGGTGCCGCGACTGGTTCTTGAATACAGGCAGCTCGCCAAGTTGAAGTCGAACTATGTGCATTCGCTGCCTCTGCTGGCAGATAGTGAAGGTCGCGTACATACGACGTTCAATCAAGTGGGTACAGCCACGGGGAGGTTATCATCGACGAATCCCAATCTGCAGAACATCCCGATACGTACTGAGCTAGGGCGCGAGATTCGAGCTGCATTCATCGCAGCGCCGGGCCGGGTTCTCTTCTCGGCGGATTATTCGCAGATTGAACTACGACTGATGGCGCATTTCTCCGACGATCCTTTGCTCGTTCGCGCCTATCAGACCGGACAAGACATCCACACGTTGACTGCTTCCGAGGTCTTTGGTGTTCCCGTAGACAAGATGAGCAAGGAGACCCGCAATCGAGCCAAAGCCGTGAACTTTGGCATTGTTTATGGAATCTCACCATTTGGATTAGCACAGCAACTTGGCATCGATCAGCACGAGGCGAGACTCTATATCGACACTTACTTTGCACGCTATCAGGGAGTGCGCGCTTACATTGATCATTTGCTCGAGGAAGTTCGGCGTGACCAGCGGGTGAAGACAATCTTTGGACGCGTGCGGCCCATCCCGGATATTCAAAGCCGCAATGCCAATCTCCGCGGATTTGCAGAACGCACCGCTGTCAACACCCCACTGCAGGGAACAGCAGCGGATTTGATTAAGCTGGCGATGATCCGGATCGATCGTCGATTCGCTGAAGAGAAATTGAGTACTGTGATGACTTTACAGGTCCATGATGAATTGCTCTTCGATGTGCCTGAAGACGAAGCGGATCAGGTGCAGGCTATGGTTAAGCACGAGATGGAGCACGTCGTTGAATTGAAGGTGCCCATCGTTGCTGATTGCGGACTGGGACCAAATTGGCGAGACCTGAAATAG
- the glmM gene encoding phosphoglucosamine mutase, with translation MRKLFGTDGIRGVAGQSPLDPKTIYAVGLALAHQVRASNSHPRLLLGMDTRESSSWIAAALSAGIVSGGAKVESAGIITTPAVAYLARTHGFDAGVVISASHNPWQDNGIKVFGGNGYKLPDEIELRIEEEIFRQLENVAAPDISSLTAPTVNPRFRADYEDFLREAVPDLSLDGLRLVLDCANGAASAIAPELFAQLGGRIDLTHISPTGRNINATCGALHPEVVAAETKSLRADLGVTFDGDADRALFADAHGNVVNGDAVLLLAARDLLARKLLKRGLVVATTMSNMGLEAALRSDGILMLRAPVGDKYVLERMQQEDASLGGEQSGHILFPHLATTGDGLLTALVVLDIIRRARKPLHELIADLKVFPQVIVNVRVKEKKPLEEIATVRSTIREAETELAENGRVVVRYSGTEALARVMIEAESEEAMRHHADRIAGAIREALGA, from the coding sequence ATGAGAAAACTTTTCGGCACTGATGGCATTCGCGGCGTAGCCGGTCAATCGCCACTCGATCCCAAAACCATTTACGCGGTTGGGCTGGCACTCGCGCACCAAGTAAGAGCAAGCAATAGTCATCCGCGCCTGCTCCTTGGCATGGACACGCGCGAATCGAGCAGCTGGATTGCAGCCGCGCTCAGCGCTGGCATCGTCAGCGGGGGGGCTAAGGTCGAGAGCGCCGGCATCATCACCACTCCGGCTGTTGCGTATCTTGCGCGAACGCATGGCTTCGATGCAGGAGTCGTGATCTCGGCGTCTCACAATCCCTGGCAGGACAACGGCATCAAAGTCTTCGGCGGGAACGGTTATAAGCTTCCCGATGAAATAGAACTGCGCATCGAAGAAGAAATATTTCGCCAGTTGGAAAATGTAGCTGCTCCTGACATTTCCTCTCTGACTGCGCCAACAGTCAATCCTCGCTTTCGCGCGGACTACGAAGATTTTCTGCGAGAGGCCGTTCCTGATCTCAGCCTCGACGGTTTACGTCTAGTCCTCGACTGTGCGAATGGAGCGGCATCAGCAATAGCGCCGGAACTGTTTGCTCAGCTTGGCGGAAGAATCGATCTCACGCACATCTCGCCGACTGGCCGCAACATCAATGCGACTTGTGGCGCCCTTCATCCGGAAGTTGTCGCTGCCGAAACGAAATCACTCCGCGCAGACTTGGGTGTGACCTTCGATGGCGATGCCGATCGCGCCCTGTTTGCCGATGCCCACGGCAATGTCGTAAATGGAGATGCCGTGCTTCTTCTCGCCGCGCGCGATCTCTTGGCGCGCAAGCTTCTCAAGCGGGGACTGGTTGTAGCTACAACCATGTCGAACATGGGCCTCGAAGCAGCACTGCGTAGCGATGGCATTCTGATGCTGCGTGCTCCCGTAGGTGACAAGTACGTGCTGGAGCGCATGCAGCAGGAAGACGCTTCACTTGGTGGCGAGCAGTCCGGCCATATTCTCTTCCCGCACCTTGCGACTACAGGCGATGGGCTTCTGACCGCGCTCGTCGTGCTCGACATTATTCGCCGTGCCCGAAAACCGCTGCATGAACTCATTGCGGATCTGAAAGTCTTTCCGCAGGTCATCGTCAATGTCCGCGTGAAAGAGAAAAAGCCGCTGGAGGAAATTGCAACCGTCAGAAGCACAATTCGTGAGGCAGAAACAGAGCTTGCAGAAAATGGACGCGTCGTCGTGCGCTATTCCGGAACGGAAGCACTGGCTCGTGTCATGATCGAAGCTGAATCTGAAGAAGCAATGCGGCATCATGCCGACCGCATCGCCGGTGCGATCCGCGAAGCGCTCGGCGCATAA
- a CDS encoding potassium channel family protein has product MQILSLIAGIACLVLALLDAFQTVILPRRATGRFRITGVFYIFTWAPWSGFANKIKNERKRETMLSFYGPLSLVLLIVVWASALVLGFALIYYGFGSPFADPLGRTVGLRSDIYVSGTTLFTLGLGDVVPRQYLIRDFVILEAGMGLGFVAMVIGYFPVLYAAFSRREVSIALLDARAGSPPTAVELLHRHAFDGGNAALVVLLEEWERWSAELLESHISYPLLCYFRSQHTHQSWIGALTAILDTCALLISGVQERPARQAQLTFAMARHALVDLAQVFSLEPVKDMPDRLTEKQFGQVYDQMCQSGVRLCRDAHSSVRLRQMRQLYEGYAEALSRYLCMDLPPWVSEHPHKDNWLSVAKLRADAEAGTLDESAAENARALLFDEEHHHF; this is encoded by the coding sequence GTGCAGATTTTGAGCCTGATTGCCGGTATTGCGTGTTTGGTCCTGGCGTTGCTTGATGCGTTTCAGACTGTGATTCTGCCGAGGCGGGCAACGGGCAGGTTTCGTATCACGGGAGTCTTTTACATCTTCACTTGGGCGCCCTGGTCAGGGTTCGCTAATAAGATTAAGAACGAACGCAAGCGCGAGACCATGCTGAGCTTCTACGGTCCGCTTTCGCTCGTATTGCTGATCGTTGTGTGGGCCAGTGCTCTGGTCCTGGGTTTTGCGCTCATCTATTACGGGTTCGGTTCACCATTTGCCGATCCACTTGGCCGCACTGTTGGTTTGCGCTCCGACATCTATGTCAGCGGGACCACGCTCTTCACACTCGGCCTGGGAGATGTGGTGCCGCGCCAGTACCTCATCCGAGATTTCGTGATTCTCGAAGCGGGAATGGGATTGGGATTTGTCGCGATGGTGATCGGTTATTTCCCGGTCCTGTATGCGGCATTTTCGCGGCGTGAGGTCAGTATTGCTCTGCTTGATGCTCGTGCCGGCTCCCCGCCGACCGCGGTCGAGCTTCTGCACCGGCATGCCTTCGATGGTGGAAATGCCGCGTTGGTCGTTTTACTGGAAGAGTGGGAGCGCTGGTCCGCTGAGTTGCTCGAGAGTCATATTTCCTATCCTCTGCTTTGCTATTTTCGTTCCCAACATACGCATCAGAGCTGGATTGGCGCGCTTACTGCTATCCTCGATACCTGTGCTTTGCTGATATCCGGAGTGCAGGAGCGGCCAGCGCGACAGGCACAGCTTACATTTGCTATGGCGCGGCATGCGCTTGTTGATCTGGCTCAGGTTTTCTCGCTGGAACCGGTCAAAGACATGCCGGACCGGTTGACGGAGAAGCAGTTTGGGCAGGTATATGACCAGATGTGCCAGTCCGGCGTGCGACTCTGCCGTGATGCTCACTCATCCGTACGACTGCGTCAGATGCGGCAACTTTATGAAGGCTATGCCGAGGCGCTTAGCCGTTATCTTTGTATGGATCTTCCACCTTGGGTGTCTGAACATCCCCACAAAGACAATTGGCTTTCCGTCGCAAAACTTCGAGCTGACGCAGAGGCAGGGACTTTAGACGAGAGCGCCGCGGAAAATGCACGCGCGTTACTCTTCGATGAAGAACACCATCATTTTTGA
- a CDS encoding lysophospholipid acyltransferase family protein: MTRKDFTLPQRIALAIVPRLTAAILAAIGITLRFEVIAEEGAIPATPPAKGIFCFWHQCTLPCGWYFRKFRCSILISRSFDGELITRTLSILGFDAVRGSSSRGGAAGLLALQQVLESGLPVVFTADGPRGPIYQTKMGPVKLAQMTQEQISSFHLLPERAWKLNSWDRFLIPKPFSRVIVSWSRSVAPPAFDADATTLEAKREELNQAIERARLNAERRLSSEISS; encoded by the coding sequence GTGACCCGGAAAGACTTCACCCTCCCGCAGCGGATCGCGCTGGCCATCGTCCCGCGCCTCACCGCCGCGATTCTGGCTGCCATCGGCATCACTCTGCGCTTCGAGGTCATCGCCGAAGAAGGAGCCATCCCGGCCACGCCGCCAGCGAAGGGAATTTTCTGCTTCTGGCACCAGTGTACGTTGCCCTGCGGATGGTACTTCCGCAAGTTCCGCTGCTCCATCCTCATCAGCCGCAGTTTCGACGGCGAGTTGATCACCCGAACTCTCTCGATCCTGGGTTTTGACGCCGTCCGCGGCTCCAGTTCCCGCGGAGGAGCAGCCGGACTGCTGGCCCTCCAGCAAGTCCTCGAATCCGGCCTGCCGGTAGTCTTCACCGCCGACGGCCCGAGAGGCCCCATCTACCAGACCAAGATGGGTCCCGTAAAGCTGGCGCAGATGACGCAGGAGCAGATCAGCAGCTTCCACCTCCTGCCCGAGCGAGCCTGGAAGCTGAATTCCTGGGACCGCTTCCTCATCCCAAAGCCGTTCTCAAGGGTCATCGTAAGCTGGTCGCGCAGCGTTGCGCCTCCCGCCTTCGATGCAGACGCGACAACGCTGGAAGCCAAGCGCGAAGAACTGAACCAAGCCATCGAACGAGCACGACTGAACGCCGAGCGCCGCCTCTCCTCCGAGATATCATCCTGA